In Haloarchaeobius salinus, the sequence AGCGCCTACGGGGCGTCGTTCGGGCCCGAAGGCGAGCGCGTCTCCTTCCTGATGGACACCACGGGCACGCCACAGGTCTGGTCGGTCGACGGCGCGGGTGAGTGGCCACACCAGCGCACGTTCGAGGACGAGCGCGTCGGCTTCGCGTCGTGGTCGCCGGAGCGCGACGAACTGGTCTACGGGATGGACCAGGGCGGCAACGAACGGATGCAGTTCTTCCGGCTCTCGGGCGACGGTAGCGAGGAGGTCGCACTCACCGCACATCCGGACGCCAAGCACCGCTGGGGCGGCTGGAGCCACGACGGCGAACGGTTCGCGTTCGCGTCGAACCGTCGCGACGAGCGCGTCTTCGACATCTACGTGCAGGGCCGCGACGAGACGGGCAACGACGCGACGCTCGTCCACGAGGGCGACGGCTGGCTGAGCGTCGGCGGCTGGAGCCCGGACGACGACCGGCTCATCGTCTCGCAGGCGTACTCGAACTACGACCAGGACCTGTACGTGCTCGACATCGAATCGGGCGAACTGGACCACCTGACTCCCCACGATGGCAACGTCCGCTACACCAGCGCGTCGTGGGGGCCCGACGGCGACGCGCTCTACTGCTGCACCGACGAGGACTCGGACACGCTGTCTCTCGCCCGGCTGGACCTCGACACCGGCGACCTCGAGACGGTCGTCGACGGCGGCGACTGGAGCATCGACGGCGTCGCGCTCGACGACGAGACGGGTAGACTGGTCTACTCGCGCAACGTCGACGGCTACACCGAGCTGACGGTCGGCGAGCTCGCGGGCGAGACGGACATCGAGGAGCTCCCGTCGCCGGACCTCCCGGGAGGTGTCGCCGGCGGTGTCTCCTGGGGTCCCGACGCCGAGAAGTTCGCACTCACCGCGACGGGCGCTGCGGTGAACACGAACGTCTACGTCGTCGAGACGGAGACGGGCGAGACCGAACGCTGGACCTACGCCGCGACGGCGGGCATCCCCGAGTCGTCGTTCCGCGAGCCCGAACTCGTCCACGTCGAGAGCTTCGACGGGCTCGACGTGCCGGGGTTCCTCACGCTCCCCGACGGCGCGTCCGCGGACGACCCGGTCCCCGTCATCGTCTCTATCCACGGCGGCCCAGAGGCCCAGCGCCGCCCGTCGTTCAACCCCGTCAAGCAGTACTACCTGAACCGCGGCTACGGCTACTTCGAGCCGAACGTGCGCGGCTCGGCCGGCTACGGGAAGGCGTACAGCCACCTCGACGACGTCCGCAACCGGATGGACTCCGTCGCGGACATCGACGCCTGCGTGGACTGGCTGGCGGCCCACGACGCCGTCGACGCGGACCGGCTCGTCGCCATGGGGGGCTCCTACGGCGGCTTCATGGTCCTCGCGAGTCTCGTCGAGTCGCCCGAGCGGTGGGCGGCCGGCGTCGACATCGTCGGCATCGCCAACTTCGTCACGTTCCTGGAGAACACCGGCGAGTGGCGGCGCGAGCTCCGCGAGGCCGAGTACGGCTCGCTCGAAGACGACCGCGAGTTCCTCCAGTCCATCTCGCCGACGGCGAACGTCGAGGCCATCCGGTCGCCCCTGTTCGTCATCCACGGCGAGAACGACCCGCGCGTGCCCGTCGGCGAGGCCCACCAGATCGTCGAGGGCGCACGCGAGCAGGGCGTCACCGTCCGCGAGCTCGTCTTCGAGGACGAGGGCCACGGGCTGACGAAGCTGGAGAACAGGGTGGAAGCCCACACCGCGGTCGCGGAGTTCCTCGCCGAGCACGTCTGAGGCGGCGGTGCACTACTGCAACGGACGGGTGATGTTTTCCGACCGGCCTCCGAAGAACTCGACATGGACCCGCCGGAGACGCTCTCCCGCCGCCGCCTGCTTGCCAGCACGTCGACCGTCGGCGCACTGGCCGCCCTGGCCGGCTGCACGGAGGGCGAGGACGCCGGGCCGGAGACCCCGGACGTGGGGACGACGGCACCGGGTGGCGGGTCGGACACGACCGCGAACGGCGACGTCGACGGGACGGCCGGCCCCGGGACGACCGACGGTTCCGGTACCGACGAACTCGACCTCCGCGAGGCGAACGTCGTCGGCGTCTCGTTCGAGGGCGGGGACGGGACGTACACCTTCGACGTGACGCTCCACCACGACGACGACGGCGAGGACGGCTACGCGAACTGGTGGCAGGTCGAGCGGCTGGACGGCACCCAGCTCGGCCGTCGCGAGCTGCTGCACGCACACTCCCAGCAGCCGTTCACCCGGTCCGATACCGTCGAGATTCCTGCCGACGTGAACTGCGTCGTCGTCCGTGGTCACGACCAGACCCACGGCTACGGCGGCGTGGCGATGCTGGTGAGCCTCGAGTCGGGCGCGACTCGACAGGTCGACCAGAGTTCGGAGCCACGTTCGTTCGAGGCGGGCGACTGTCCCTGAGTGTTCCAGCGGGGGTGTGCCGGACGGTCACCGATCCCGACTCGAACAACACCCGCGCCAGCCGGGCCACTACTCCCCGAGATAGTACCGGTCGTAGAACAGCAACAGCCCGAGGAACGCGATGACGAACACGACGCCCGTGAGGATGGCCACCGGGATGCCTCGGCCGAGGCCAGTCCCGGACACCACCACCTCCGTGACTGCTGCGGCGACCAGTGCCGAGGCGAAGAAGCTCCCGACGAGGAACAGCAGATTCCCGAGATACGACGGTTCCCCGGTTGCATCGCTGGACATATGCACCGGTAGCGAGCTGTAGGGACAAAACACCCCTTGCCCGTGGAGGATCGCGACGGGTCGATGCTGAAAAGCGGTTTCCGGTCGAGCCGTCCACCTCACCCAGCAGGCCACCCGTCGAACACCCGATGCGCTCTTGTGTGCCACGCTCGACTGGCCCGATATGGGATCGCGCGAGATCATCGCAGGTGTGGTGGCCGGGATCGTGGTCGTCGCCCTGCTGGCCGTCGGCGTCGGCTGGGAGCAGGTGCTCGACGGGGTGCTCGCCGCCGACAAGCCCCTGTTCGGGCTGGCACTGCTCGCCGGCTTCGGCTCCATCGTCGCCTGGGGGCTCTCCGTCTACGCGCTCGTGCGTCCGGTCCCGGACGCGCCGGGGCTCCGGCGGTTCGGCCACCTCTACCTCGCAGCGGTCTTCGTCAAACAGGCGATTCCCTTCGGCGTCGCGGGCGGTGCGGCGGTCCTCGCGTACGTCATCTCCCGGTACTCCGACACCACCATCGAGCGGACGCTGCTCGCGACGACGGTCGCCGGCTTCCTCAGCACGGTCGCCTCGGCACTCGTCGCCGGACTCGGGTTGCTGTTCGTCCTGCTCACCCGTCCCATCCCGCAGTGGATACTCCAGCTGACCGTGGCGCTGGCGATCGGACTGCTGATGCTCATCGTCGTCGTGACGGCCTTCGCGATCTGGCCCGTCATCCTCCGGCGGTCGACGGTCCGGTTCGCGGGGACGATCCACCCGACGGTCTCGTGGCTGTCGGCGCGCGTCGGGAGGCTCATCGAGCCCACGCAGGTCCGCGCGCGGCTGGACCGGTTCATCGAAACTGGCGAGGTCATCGCACGGGACCCCCGGGCCGTCGTGGGGTCGTTCGCCGCGGCGGTGCTCGCGTGGGTGTTCACCGCGGCCGCATTGAGCTTCTCGCTGGCGGCGGTCGGCAGCCCGGGACCGCTGTCGGTCTCCGCGTTCGCGGTCACGGTCTCCGGGGTCGCGACGGCCGTCCCGCTCCCGGGTGGTCTCGGCGGCGTCGAGGCCACGCTGTCGGCGATCGTCACCGTGCTGACCGGTGACCGGGTGGCCACGGTGAGCGCCGGAATCGTCGTCTTTCGGCTCGCGACGTTCTGGCTCCGCCTGGTCGTCGGCGGCCCCGCCGGGCTGACGGTGCTCGGGCGCTACGGCTCCGGCTCCCGGGCGCTTGACGAACTCGACGAGATAGAGGAGGGCGTCGGCGACGCGAGCCAGGCGAGCGAGTAGCCTACTCGATGACGCCGGTCTTCCGGGCGGTCTCCCACGCGGCCTCCTCGCTCATGCCGTCGCCGAGGATGGTGTATCGGTCGCGGATCTCGTGGCAGGTCGTCAGCGCCTCGACCACCGTCTCCGGCGCGATGCCGAGTTCGTCGGCGGTCGTCGGTGCGTCGATGCTCCGGAGCGCGTCGCGGATGTCCGTCCAGAAGCCGCGGTCGCCGCCGTGGAGGTACGCCGTCAGGATGGAGCCGACGCCGACCTGGTGACCGTGCAGTGCGGGCTCCGGCGCGATGCGGTCGAGCTGGTGCGAGAACAGGTGTTCTGCACCCGAGGCGGGCCGGGACGAGCCCGCGATGGACATCGCGACACCCGAGGAGACCAGCGCCTTCGTCACGACCCACGAGGACTCCTCCAGCCCCGGCCGCACCGAGTCCGCGTTGTCGACGAGTATCTCGGCGGTCATCTCCGAGAGCGCCGCCGCGTACTCGGAGTACGGCACGTCCTTCAGCCGGTTCGCGAGCCGCCAGTCCATCACCGCGGTGTAGTTCGAGATGATGTCCGCACAGCCCGCGGTCGTCAGCTCCCAGGGGGCCTCCGCGAGCACCTCCGTGTCCGCGACGACGGCCAGCGGTGGGTCCGCCGCGACGCTGTGTCGGGTGTCGCCCTCCGGCACCGAGCCGCGGCCGGAGACGATGCCGTCGTGGCTCGCGGCCGTCGGGACCGACACGAAGCCGAGTCCGACGTGGTCGGCGGCCATCTTCGCGATGTCGATGGCCTTCCCGCCGCCGACGCCGAGCAGGAACCCGGGCTCCGTCGCCTCCGCCCGTTCGATGACCCGCTCGACCGACTCGAACGTGGCCTCTTCGACCACGACGACCTCCGACCCCGCGAACTGTGCCTCGATGGCCTCGCCGACCAGCTTCCGGGGCGTCGGGCTCGTCACGACGAGCGGTCGCCCCTGCAGGTGCAGGTCCTCGACGACCTCCGCGGTGCGGTCGACGACGCCGTGGCCGACCACCACGTTCCGCGGCAGCCGGATCCACGTCGATTTGGTGAACATACCCCTACGGTCACCGGCCGGCGGGAAAGGAGTTACGCGACGTGTGTCGGTGGTGTAGAGCAGGGGGAGCGGCGCTCAGGTCGGCGAATCGGTCCCGAACCTGTCGCCTGGTGCTGTGGCGAGGGCCGGAACGACGTGAGGGCCGCAACGAGGTGGGGGGTCGAGCCGTCAGGGACGGTCTGGCTGGTGCCGTCGTCGGCGATCCCAACGACTGACACGAGGAACCCCGGTCTCGTGCTCCGACCCGAGACAGCAGCCCCGACTCAGCCGTCCAGCAGCCCGAGCTCGCGAAGCTCCAGCTCCAACGCCGCTTCGTCGGCAGCGTCCATCCGTCGCAGCGGCGAGCGAAGTGGTCCGGCGTCGAACCCCTGCAGCGAGAGCGCGGCCTTCACGCCGGCCATGTACGGCCCGCGCTTCAGCGCCGACCGCACGTCGTACACCTGGCTCTGCAGCTCCTGCGCCCGGTCCTCGTCGCCTGCGTCGTACGCCTCGAACAGGTCGACGACGAGCTCGGGGAAGGCGTTGGCGACGGCCGAGACCATGCCCGCACAGCCGACCTCGAGCCCGGGGAACAGCAGCGAGTCGGAGCCGGAGAGGAACGTCAGCGCGGGGTGGTCGTCGATGGCCTGGCCGAGCCACGGCACGTCCTTGCTGGAGTCCTTGACGCCGACGAGGCCGGGGATCTCGGCCAGCTCGGCCACGGTGTCGAGTGCGAGGGAGTTGCCGGTCTTCGAGGGGATGTGGTAGACGTAGGTCGGGAGGTCGACGGCGTCGCAGACGCGGCGGTAGTGCTCGACGGCACCCGCCCCGTCGAGCGGGTAGTAGAACGGTGTCACGACGACGATGCCGTCCGCGCCGGCGTCGGCGGCGGCCTCGGCGCGGGCGACGGTCCGGCGGGTGCTGGGTGCGCCGACGCCCGCGATGACGGGCACGTCGTCGCCGACCTCCTCGACGACCGCACGGACGACGCGGTCGCGTTCCTCGCCGGAGAGCAGCGCGAACTCGCCGTTGGTGCCGAGCGGGAAGACGCCGTGTGCGCCGCCCTCGACGACGAACCGGGCGTGGGCCGCCGTCGCCTCGTAGTCGACCGTCTCGTCGTCGTGGAACGCCGTCACCGTCGGCGGGACGACGCCGTGGATGCCGAGTGGGTCGTCGGTGCCGGGCGCGGGAGCGTTCGAAGCCATGTTGACGTACTAACGCGGATTCGAGTTAATAGTTCCTACGACGCGCGGCGCTCGACGAACCGTCGGTACAGCGGCCGGGCGACCAGCGCGAGCGCGAGCACGCCGGCACCGACGAGCACGAGCGGGTTGACGGAGCTGCCGGTGGTGACGTTCCGCGCGGAGACACCGATGGCCATGATGGTGAGTATCCACGGGAGCTCGCCGATGAACGTCCCGAGGAGGAACGTTCCGAGGGGGACGTCCGCCAGCCCGGTGCCGTAGGCCACCGCGTCGGCGGGTGCGGGCGAGAGGCGGCCGGCGATGGTGCCCCGGAGGTCGCCCGTCGCGTCGAAGATCTCGTCGCCGGAGCGCCGCAGCCAGCCGAGGATGCCGTCGTCGCGCTTGTACCACCGGCCCGCGTAGTACGCCGGGAGCGCGGTGAGCACGCCGCCGGCCAGCGCGATGGGGAGCCCGGGCCAGCCGAACCGGTAGCCGACGACGAGGGTGAAGGCGGTCACCGGCACCGCGAGGAACGGGCGGACCAGGTAGCCAACCGCGAGGATTCCGACGAACAGCACGTCGTTCTCGACGGCCGCGAGGAGCCCCGGCACGTCGCCCCCGACGGTGAGGCGCGCGAGCACGAGGAGCGAGAGCGCCGCGAGCACGACCGCGACCTGCCGGTATCTTCGTCGCACTATCTGAGCGTGGTGGAGTCCGCACTTGTGGGTTTCGGGAGCAGGTCGGAACCGACGCCGTACTGACGAGTCCGTGCAGTGGGCTCAGTTCGCCAACACCGCGAAGACGACGGGTGACAGACGCTCCGCGAGACGCTTCGTCGTCGAAAACGGTGCGAGATGGGGCGGCTACGTCGCTGTCCCGCCCTACTCGATGGAGAGCCGGACCGTCACGTTGTGGAGCAGGACCGCGTCCGTCTCACGGGCGAGGCGGACGAGCCCCTCCGACGGGCCCTCGACGAGTCGCGGCTCGCCCTCGTCGTCCTCCACGACCCCGGCGACGGCATCTGCCATCCCCGGCTCGACTGGCGCACAGTCGAGCACCACCGGGTCGTCGGCGTCGGTCGGCTCCAGCGAGAGGACGTACCAGACCCGGCGCGAGAAGAACTCGGCGTCGGTCTGTTGCAGTTCGCGACCCTGGTACACCTCGCCGTCGAGGCGGACGTAGCCCTCCGCGAGGAGGGTCCGGGCCCACGTCCCGAGTTCGGTCTCGGGGTACACCTCGGCGGGGTCGCTCCCGGTCGCGTTGCGGACGAACTCGCGCTGTGCGCCCGTGAGGTCGCTCCCGTCGACGACCGTCGCGTCGTCGGGTACCGACTCCGCCGGGGCGGCCTCGAACTGCATCCGGTAGCGGCCGCCCGCCTGCACGTCGACCGAGTAGGTACCGTCGACGCCGTCGGTGCCGCGGAGTGCGACGGTTTCGAAGGCCGCGAGGTCGGGCGACGGCGGCTGGTTCACGAGCATCGGGTAGTGACCGCGGACCGCCTCGTCGTCACGCGCGGCGTCGACGAGCAGGCTCCGCAGTCCCTCGGGCAGGACCCGGATGGAGTCGTACGCGCCGAACTCGTCCACGATCGTCGCCCGGACGGCGGGGTCGTCGACGGTCGTCGGTCCCGTCGTCGGTGCCGCGCTCGTCGTGGGGTCCGTCGACGTCGAGCCGTCGACGGCCGGCTGGTCGTCGTCGTCGCCGATGCCCGCACACCCACCGAGGGCGGCCGACGCTGCGGCGACGCTCGCGACGAACGTGCGTCTGGAGGGCATACGTCGAAGGTCCGCGAGAACCGGTAAGTGTCTTCTGTCGCCAGCGACGGTCGGTGTGCGGTCGCGCTACTTGAACCGGAACGTCTCCAGGTTCTTCGGCGCGAACGTCCGCATGTTGAACTCGTGGTAGAGCGCGGAGGAGAGGTCCTGCACGGAGGACTCGTCGCCGTGGACGCAGAGCACCTTCTCGGGGCGGGGGTTCATGGTGCGGACGAAGTCCTCCAGCCCCTGCCGGTCGGCGTGGCCGGAGAAGCCGTCGACCGTCTCGATGTCCATCTTCAGCTTCAGCGTGTTCGAGCGGCCGCCGTTGCCGCCGCGGTCGTTGATGGGGATCTCGTCCCAGCCGTTCTGGATACGACGACCGAGGGTTCCCTGGGCCTGGTAGCCGACGAACACCATCTTCGAGTCCGCCTGGCTGCCGACGTGGCGGAGCCAGGACATGATGGGGCCGCCCTCGACCATCCCGGAGGTCGAGAGGATGATGCAGGGGCCGCCGTCGGCGACCTCCTGGCGCTCCTCCTCGCCGCCGTCGATGTGGTTGAACTCCTCGGCGAGGAACGGGTTCTCGTCCTCGTGGAAGATGCGGTCGCGGAGGTCGTCGCGCAGGTACTCGGGGTAGGTGGAGTGGATGGCGGTCGCCTCCCAGATCATCCCGTCGAGGTGGACCGGCATCTCGGGTATCTTCCCCTTCCGCATGGCCTCCTCAAGGACGAGCATGATCTCCTGGGAGCGCCCGACGGCGAACGCCGGGATGAGCACCTTCCCGCCCTTCTCGTGGGTCTCGTTGATGACCTCGATGAGCTTCCGTTCCGAGTCCTCCTGGTCGGTCTGGTAGTCGTTCCGGCCGCCGTAGGTGGACTCGAGCACCAGCGTCTCGACGCGCGGGAAGTCGTTCACCGCGCCGTTGAACAGGCGGGTGTCCTTGTAGTGGATGTCGCCGGAGAAGGCGACGTTGTAGAGGCCGTCGCCGATGTGGAAGTGCGACACCGCGGAGCCGAGGATGTGGCCGGCGTTGTGGAACGTGAGCTTCACGTCCGGCGCGATGTCGGTCACGTCGCCGTACTCCAGCGGGATGGTGTGCTTGATCGCCTCGCGCACCATCTCGGACTCGTACGGCGGCGCGCGACCCTCCTTGGCGGCCACGTCGAGGTAGTCGAGCGTGAGCAGGCCCATGAGGTCGCGGGTCGGCTCGGTCGTGTAGATGGGGCCGTCGTAGCCGTACTTGAACAGCAGCGGGAGCAGCGCGGAGTGGTCGAGGTGGGCGTGGGTCAGCACGACGGCGTCGATGTTGGTCGCGCCCGCCCCGAGCGCCTCGGGCACCTGCAGGTAGGGCACCTCGCCCTCCGCGCCGGGCTTGTCGCCGCAGTCGATGAGGATGCGCGTCTCGGGCGTCGAGAGGATGAACGAGGCGCGGCCGACCTCGCGACAGCAGCCCAGCGTCGTGATGCGGACGTACTCGTCGTCGGACATCTCCTCGCGGTGGATCTGCCGGCCGACGCGTTCGAGGATGTCGCGGCGCTCGTCGCGCTCCTGCTTGAGGAAGTTGCGGACGTTCGAGACCGTCGAGGACTCGATTGGCGGCGTGCGGACGACCTCGGGCGTCCAGCCGACCTTCTTCGTGATCTCGCGCAGGGTCGAGCCGTGGCGGCCGATGACCATGCCCGGCTTCGCGGCCTCGATGACGACCTCGCCGGTGTCGGCGTGGAAGTCGAGGTCGGTCACGCCCGCGTCCTCGGGGATGACCTCCATGATCTGCTCGCGTGCGGTCTCCGGCCGGGAGAGGACGTCGGGGTCGGGCCGGACCGTGATGCGCTTTCTGAGCTTCGAGGCGAGCCGGCGGATGAGGTCGCCCTGCTGGGCGAACTTCTTGGGGTCGCGTGTGTACACCACCAGCTCGGGCCCCTCGTACTTGACGGCGGACACCGAGATGTCGCTCGGTATCTCGCTCTTTATCTCTGCTTCCAGTTCTTCGAGTTGTCGATCTACGGAACTCATATGTCGAGAAATTCAGTCGCGTCCGGACGGCGTGTTCCGCCCGTTCCGGCCGACCGTCGGCGCGACCCGTTCCGTCCGTCCCGGACGGGACCGCCACACCCCCCAGCGTCCGCACTGCTGTCGGACTGGTGACGTGCGTTGTCGCGCGTGTCGTGTCGAGACATTGTCGGTGGAAACTGCGGTTCGAGCCCGTCCCGGACGCTTGCTCGTCGGGAGGTCTCGGGGAGAACCCGCTTACTCGGTCGTATGCCACCGATGTTATAAAAGCCTTCGCAATACTGAGGGCAGGGCCGTCCGTACCGACTGCCATGCAGGTGACGAAGGCGGTCGTCGAGCGCGAGCACGAGTGGGTCCGCGACCGGGCCGACGTCGTCGTTCCGCTGTCGAACCGGGTGCGCGCGGACCTCGGCGAGACGTTCGGTATCGACGTCGACCCGGTGACCGAACAGCAGTACGTCGCGGTCGTCGACGAGACGTTCGCCGACGGTGACCGGGCGGTGAACGTCGCCGCCCTGGTCGGGCTCCTCCGGGACCTCGACGTCGAGGACGACTACCCGGGCTTCGTCGTCGACGAGGTGCTCGGTCGGGAGCTGGCCGCGACCATCGCCGGCAGCCAGCCGCTCCGGACCCTCGGCGAGGCGACGTTCCACTACGCCGACATCGTGACACACGGCGACGCCGACGACGCGGCCGGGGCGGACGACCTGGACGCCGCGCTCGCCGCCGGCACGCAGGAGCGCATCCCGGGCTGGGGCTGGAACGAGCGCGAGAGCCCGTTCGCGGTGGAGTGACAACCGAACGGCCTACCAGTTCCCGTCGAGAAGGCGTCCGACAGATGGAACGTCCGGTGGTCCGACTGCTCGTGATCGTCTGCTGTCTCGTCGCCGCCGGCGGGCTGGCCGTCGACTACGCTGCCCACGCCGACGACCGGGGCACGTACCCGAGCGACCGGGAGCTGGCGGCCGATTTCGATTCGTACACCGGTGAACAGGTGTTCCTCTGGCTCGACGTGACCAGGGTGACCGACGACGGCCTCGTCGGCACGTTCGGGCCGGACGACACCGCAGTCACCGTGACAGGTGCTGACGCCGGGGGCGACGTCGGGGCGAACGACCAGGTGCAGGTGTACGGCGTCGCCCGGCCCGACCACCGCATCGTCGCCGACCGGGTCGTCGTCTCCCACGGCGAGAACCGGATGTACATGTTCGTCGCCTCCGCGCTCGCGGCGGTGTGGGCGCTCGGGTTCCTGCTGCTGTACTGGCGACCCGACGTCGCGAGGGGCGTGCTCACGCCGAGAACGGGCGGGGGTGGTGAGCCGTGAGCGACCTGCTGACCCACGTGCTCGCGGCGTTCGTCGTCGCCACGGTCGCGTCGTGGTCCCTGCCCTGGTTCGCCCGGCGACACGTTCCGCTCGCGACCGCGGGTGCCCTCGCCCCCGACCTGGCGAAGGGCCACTTCGTGACCGGCGACGTGCTGGTGACGGTTGCCGGGGTCACCGGCTCGTGGGACGCGCTCCAGACCGTCGGCGTCGTCACCTGTCTCGTCGTCGCGGGGGTGATGCTGGTCGAGCGCGCGGAGCGCCGGGTCGCACTGGCCGCGCTCCTCGGCGGGATGTGCCTCCACGTCGCCATGGACTCCCTCGTGATCCGTGCGGGCGGCGTCGCCCCGCCGTACCTCTACCCGCTGACGTGGGCGGGACTCCCGTCGCTCGACGTCTATCTGAGTTCGAGCATCTGGCCGTCGCTGGTGGCTCTCCCCGTCGCCGCGCTCGTCTGGTACGTGGACCGCCGGGGGCTGGCTCCCGGGGCCGACACGACGGCGTCCGAACGTGCCGACGGCGACAGAGCTAACTGAGCGACGCGCCGTCAGGCAGGTATGGCCGACGACCGCGACGAGGCGACCGTCTGCTACCCCGTCCGAAGCGACCTCCCGCTCGCGCCCGACGACGAGCTCCTGATGATCCGCAAGCGACGCGGGCTCGGGGCCGACCGCTACAACGGCCCCGGCGGGAAGGTCGAGCCCGGCGAGACGCCGCGAGAGAGCGCCATCCGGGAGACCCGCGAGGAGACCGGACTCGACGTCGGCGACCTCACGAAGCGCGCGGAGTTCGACTTCTTCTTCGGCGAGGAGCACATCTTCCTCTGTCACGTCTACGTCGCCCGCGAGGTGGCCGGCACGCCCCAGACCACGCCGGAAGCCATCCCCGAGTGGCGTCCCCGCGAGTCGGTGCCCTACGACGAGATGTGGCCTGACGACGAGCTGTGGCTCCCACAGGTCCTCGACGGTGGTACCGTCCGCGCGACGTTCTACTTCGACGACGACGGCGACGAGCTACTGGACCACGAGCTCACGGAGAACGTCGAGTTCGAGGGGACGTAGGGCTACGCGACGATTCTCCCGCCGAGTCCGTCGGCCAGTTCGGTCAGCTCGGCGTCGATGTCGACGTCTCCCCCGACCAGGCCGGCGGCGGTGGCGAGCTGCCGGGCCGTCTCCGTGTCGTGCGCCGCGAACTTCACGACCCAGAAGTACGGTGACCCCTGCGGGTTTCCCGCGACGAACTCGGCCGGTCGCCCGGGCGCGGTGTCGAAGGACTCGAAGAACGACTCGTCACCGCCGCCGCCGACGAACGCCCACCAGAGGTCGTCCTCGCTCCGTGCGGTCGACTGCGCGACGTACACCTCGGCGATGCCCTCCGGAATCGCGAGCGACCGGCTCGCCGCGATGGGACCGTCGCCGGTGTGGCCCGCGGCGGCCTCGTTCCAGAGCGTCGCCGCGAAGTCGGGTGTTCGGGTCGGCCGGAAGCCGACGACGAGGCGCTGGTCGTCGGTGCGCTCGACGGTCGTGAACCGTCCCGGCGTGCCGGGGTAGACTCCCGCCTGCACCCGGTTTCCTGGCTCCAGCTCGTCGACAACGTCCTGCATCTCGCCGCCGTAGTTCCCTGTCGAGACTGCGACGGCCTCCCCCACGCGGACAGCCGCCGGAATATCGGTCTCGAACAGCGGGTGGACGAGCATCGTCCTCCCGTCCGAGCGCGTGCCGAGGACGCGCCACTCACCGGTGAGCACCTTCATGTCGATACCTCCCCTGTCATCGTTCCCCCTGATGTCATCGTACACCTACACGTCCGCAACCGGCTTGGGTATGGTCACCGGGACGGGCCGGATAGGTGAGCCTACCACGCCAGAAAGCGGCGCGCGGCTGGCCATCCCACCACCGGCGCGCGCTGGCGAGACTGTGCGAGCGCAGCGAGCACGTCGAGCCGCCAGCGCGCGAGGGATGAGCACCGGAGGGAGCGCTAGCGACCGAGGAGCGCAGTCGGCTGGGGAGGTACGAGGTGCGGTGGCGGTCGGGTGGGGCTGAAAGGGGCGAGGTTCTCGGCGAACCCGGCCGAAGCAAGCACCGCAGGGACGAGGAGCGCAGCGAGGCTCGGGAGCCGAGAACCTCGGGGCTTTCTGGCGGTTGTCGGCACCAGCGAGTCCCACGCCTGCAGGGTCTCTC encodes:
- a CDS encoding beta-CASP ribonuclease aCPSF1: MSSVDRQLEELEAEIKSEIPSDISVSAVKYEGPELVVYTRDPKKFAQQGDLIRRLASKLRKRITVRPDPDVLSRPETAREQIMEVIPEDAGVTDLDFHADTGEVVIEAAKPGMVIGRHGSTLREITKKVGWTPEVVRTPPIESSTVSNVRNFLKQERDERRDILERVGRQIHREEMSDDEYVRITTLGCCREVGRASFILSTPETRILIDCGDKPGAEGEVPYLQVPEALGAGATNIDAVVLTHAHLDHSALLPLLFKYGYDGPIYTTEPTRDLMGLLTLDYLDVAAKEGRAPPYESEMVREAIKHTIPLEYGDVTDIAPDVKLTFHNAGHILGSAVSHFHIGDGLYNVAFSGDIHYKDTRLFNGAVNDFPRVETLVLESTYGGRNDYQTDQEDSERKLIEVINETHEKGGKVLIPAFAVGRSQEIMLVLEEAMRKGKIPEMPVHLDGMIWEATAIHSTYPEYLRDDLRDRIFHEDENPFLAEEFNHIDGGEEERQEVADGGPCIILSTSGMVEGGPIMSWLRHVGSQADSKMVFVGYQAQGTLGRRIQNGWDEIPINDRGGNGGRSNTLKLKMDIETVDGFSGHADRQGLEDFVRTMNPRPEKVLCVHGDESSVQDLSSALYHEFNMRTFAPKNLETFRFK
- a CDS encoding 8-oxo-dGTP diphosphatase yields the protein MADDRDEATVCYPVRSDLPLAPDDELLMIRKRRGLGADRYNGPGGKVEPGETPRESAIRETREETGLDVGDLTKRAEFDFFFGEEHIFLCHVYVAREVAGTPQTTPEAIPEWRPRESVPYDEMWPDDELWLPQVLDGGTVRATFYFDDDGDELLDHELTENVEFEGT